DNA from bacterium:
AGATGACAGCCTGTGCGGTAGAATCCGGCTTCATGAAGGGGCCCTTGTTGAGGGGAAACGCGTGTTGCAACTCGTTTCTACCGCAACTGGGGCCTTCTTCAATTCAAGACCACGACTTCTTCATGAATTATTCGCGCTAGCGCTGGTCCTCGAATGCCTTCCGGCCAGCCTGTCTCACCTTGTCCATGTTTGCGCGTTGCTCTGTCGTGAGCGCTCCTTAATCGGTGATCTGGCGCCCGAGGGCAGGAAAGGTCGGGATCTCATCGTCGGCGAGCTCCTGCATCTTCTCCTTGCGGGCCATCGCGGCTTCCAGATAGGGCGCGAGTTCCTCCATCTTCTTGCGCTCACGCGCCGCTTCTTCTTCCTTGAACTCGGGCATGACACGCTCCGCGAAGAGCTCGAGGGATTCGCAGATATGTTCGTGGCGATTGCGCCCTCCCTGCTGGATGAAGGTCACCTGGTCCACACCCGCCTCGGCAAACCCGCCGAGGTGGGCACGCAGCTCGTCCGGCGTACCGATGCCGCGGTTCGCGCCGTCGTCGGGCAGCATCGGCCGCGCTTTCTCGAAGGCCTTCCAGATATCCGTGCGGCCCGGTTTGTGCTCACCGAAGATGTAGTGGTGGCCCAGACCGAAGCCGAAGAAGCGGAAACCGTCTTGCCCGCGGCGCTTCGCTTCTTCGCCGTCTTCATGAAGCGAAAAGCCCGTCACCATCGCGATGTTCGGGTTGATGGCGTGACCGATCGGCACACATTCCTCCTTGAGAATGCGGTAGTAGTCATCGACCCACTTCTTGGCCTCGGCAGGGTCGACGAAGGCGAAGGTGAGTGCGCCGATACCACAACGAGCTGCAAGCTTGATCGTCTCGCGGTTCGAGCACGCCACCCATAGCGGTGGATGGGGCCTCTGCGCCGGCTTGGGAACGATGTTCCGACAAGGCATGTCGAAGAACTTTCCCTGGAACCCCGGGTAGGGATCCA
Protein-coding regions in this window:
- a CDS encoding LLM class flavin-dependent oxidoreductase; the encoded protein is MKFGIFYEHQLPRPWNDGDELRLFQEALDQVELADRVGIDFAWEVEHHFLEEYSHSSAPEVFLAACSQRTQNIRLGHGIVQTPPGYNHPARVAERIATLDLVSNGRVEFGTGESSAILELGGFNVDVASKREAWREATEQIANMLVMDPYPGFQGKFFDMPCRNIVPKPAQRPHPPLWVACSNRETIKLAARCGIGALTFAFVDPAEAKKWVDDYYRILKEECVPIGHAINPNIAMVTGFSLHEDGEEAKRRGQDGFRFFGFGLGHHYIFGEHKPGRTDIWKAFEKARPMLPDDGANRGIGTPDELRAHLGGFAEAGVDQVTFIQQGGRNRHEHICESLELFAERVMPEFKEEEAARERKKMEELAPYLEAAMARKEKMQELADDEIPTFPALGRQITD